A stretch of Pseudochaenichthys georgianus chromosome 2, fPseGeo1.2, whole genome shotgun sequence DNA encodes these proteins:
- the LOC117457206 gene encoding protein cordon-bleu-like isoform X2: MDLLVTLCASYHLNPSDYTVEFLSPNKNNISFKPNSPIGSLEAETIVLKPRGVEEKIRRPYMPEASVRLLINYNKSHKTVVRVNPRVALEILLPAVCDKCDFQVETTILLKDSYSEEPLDLSKTLNEHGLREVFAKDTAAKEPEPQEAAVTQTEVITPPPLQDLPKKKEKKQKDNTGFLSLFRKKKKNKAATEGERSAPASPAPKKQVGDNVRGLSSSNTLPLEMPKKRQAPQPPIGASQSVPNNLGNCHVGGSQRSADSTLRSTKRRAPPLPCVNTHQEVKVSVDSLTEDLRESDQSESVSLPSSSSPSPSHPRSSSSFLRSSSSSSRSFAHLYDVADPYLPSFPGKDLSDARSALAKVLMSSMSKGSLVRRVRNSASSLKSMTPRRSDNGGFCVESVLEHKLPTEHEWQDPAQRKGMTSFKVVPSGKSYDPELTTEQGTVEDHPESEGSTAEPEEDPPGTETPLQHPVPPEKSLQSPKPPEKPLRSPELSESPLLIQDSCGKPVRSQEPSKTPCRSPEPLEKPLSTPDLSQKTILVQECSEKPLGSPEPSETALQSPGSSKIHLQSPAPSEKPLQSPKPPAKPLGSPEPSEKPLGSPEPSEKPLGSPEPSEKPLGSPDISEKPLQIQQSSEKPMRSQEPSETSLQNPEPILQSQEPSEKTLQSPEPSELPSDGQIILGNEAEDQSHNGQSESKDVNHCGSLAEVKQEVVQEEDEAEDCFPPPPPPVYFEEIIEEKEDASSLSSSQQPSPTYNEIHQESSRKPFNPAPSRFAEAVALRVQRSRLRSTGKGLDAQVQSRPLGTPPSPPRSPYQNGA, translated from the exons ATGGACTTACTGGTGACCCTCTGTGCGAGTTACCATCTGAATCCGTCTGACTACACTGTTGAGTTTCTCTCGCCTAACAAGAACAACATCAGCTTCAAACCCAACTCTCCTATTGGCTCCCTGGAAGCGGAGACGATTGTGCTGAAGCCCAGAGGGGTGGAGGAAAAGATCAGAAGGCCATACATGCCTGAG GCATCAGTTCGTCTGTTGATAAACTACAATAAGTCCCACAAGACGGTGGTGCGAGTCAATCCGAGAGTGGCCCTTGAGATACTGCTGCCAGCGGTGTGTGACAAGTGTGACTTTCAAGTGGAGACCACCATATTACTGAAAGACTCTTATTCTGAAGAGCCTCTGGACCTGAGCAAAACCTTAAATGAGCACGGACTGAGGGAAGTGTTTGCCAAAGACACAGCCGCTAAGGAGCCTGAGCCCCAAGAAGCAG CTGTCACTCAAACAGAGGTCATCACACCACCTCCACTACAAG ACCTGCcaaagaagaaggagaagaaacAGAAGGACAACACAGGATTCCTCAGCCTAttcagaaagaagaagaagaacaaagctGCAACG GAAGGGGAAAGGAGTGCCCCAGCTTCTCCTGCTCCCAAAAAACAAGTGGGAGACAATGTGCGGGGTCTTTCCTCCTCGAACACCCTGCCATTGGAGATGCCCAAGAAGAGACAGGCCCCTCAGCCGCCCATCGGGGCCTCACAGAGCGTCCCCAACAACCTCGGGAACTGTCATGTCGGAGGGTCACAG AGGTCAGCAGATTCCACCTTAAGGAGCACCAAGAGGAGGGCCCCACCCCTACCCTGTGTTAACACCCACCAGGAGGTCAAAG TGTCCGTAGACTCCCTGACGGAGGATCTGAGAGAAAGCGACCAGTCAGAATCTGTATCACTGCCCTCgtcttcatcaccatcaccatccCATCCACGTTCCTCTTCATCCTTCTTACgttcatcctcatcctcctcccgTTCATTTGCTCATCTCTATGACGTGGCTGACCCGTATCTGCCTTCGTTTCCGGGCAAAGACCTCTCTGACGCCCGCTCTGCTCTTGCTAAAGTCCTGATGTCCTCCATGTCCAAAGGATCGCTGGTCAGGCGTGTGAGGAACTCTGCCTCCTCCTTAAAGTCCATGACTCCGAGGCGTTCGGATAACGGGGGGTTCTGCGTAGAATCTGTTCTAGAACACAAACTCCCAACTGAGCATGAGTGGCAGGATCCAGCACAAAGGAAAGGAATGACCTCGTTTAAAGTGGTTCCCTCTGGGAAGTCCTACGATCCTGAACTCACCACAGAGCAGGGAACCGTAGAAGATCACCCTGAGAGTGAAGGTTCTACTGCTGAGCCTGAAGAGGATCCACCGGGGACTGAAACACCTTTACAGCACCCAGTACCTCCTGAGAAATCTCTGCAGAGTCCAAAGCCTCCTGAAAAGCCTTTGCGTAGTCCAGAACTTTCTGAATCACCCTTGCTGATTCAAGACTCTTGTGGAAAACCAGTGCGGAGTCAAGAACCGTCTAAAACACCTTGCCGGAGTCCAGAACCTCTTGAAAAACCTTTGAGCACTCCAGACCTTTCTCAAAAAACAATACTGGTTCAAGAATGTTCCGAAAAACCTTTGGGTAGTCCAGAACCTTCTGAAACGGCTTTGCAGAGTCCAGGCTCATCAAAAATACACTTGCAGAGTCCAGCACCTTCTGAAAAACCCCTGCAGAGTCCAAAACCACCTGCAAAACCTTTGGGTAGTCCAGAACCTTCTGAAAAACCTTTGGGTAGTCCAGAACCTTCTGAAAAACCTTTGGGTAGTCCAGAACCTTCTGAAAAACCTTTGGGTAGTCCAGACATTTCTGAAAAACCTTTACAGATTCAACAGTCTTCCGAAAAACCTATGAGGAGTCAAGAACCTTCTGAAACATCCTTACAGAATCCAGAACCTATTTTGCAGAGTCAAGAACCTTCTGAAAAAACTCTGCAGAGTCCAGAACCTTCCGAACTTCCAAGTGACGGTCAGATCATCTTGGGGAATGAAGCTGAGGATCAAAGCCACAATGGACAGTCTGAGAGTAAAGACGTAAACCATTGTGGTTCACTCGCTGAAGTGAAGCAGGAAGTGGTTCAAGAAGAGGACGAAGCCGAGGACTGtttccctccccctcctccacccgTCTACTTTGAAGAAATCATAGAGGAGAAAGAAGAtgcttcctctctgtcttcttctcagCAACCAAGTCCAACCTACAACGAGATTCATCAGGAGTCTTCCAGAAAACCTTTTAACCCAGCCCCCTCCAGGTTTGCAGAGGCCGTAGCCCTGCGCGTGCAGAGGTCCCGTCTCAGGAGCACAGGGAAGGGTTTAGACGCTCAGGTCCAGAGCAGACCACTCGGTACACCTCCTTCACCCCCCAGGTCCCCCTACCAAAATG GTGCCTGA
- the LOC117457206 gene encoding protein cordon-bleu-like isoform X1, which translates to MGEQENPLDRDHCLSVVLPGGVEKNATVHGSKPVMDLLVTLCASYHLNPSDYTVEFLSPNKNNISFKPNSPIGSLEAETIVLKPRGVEEKIRRPYMPEASVRLLINYNKSHKTVVRVNPRVALEILLPAVCDKCDFQVETTILLKDSYSEEPLDLSKTLNEHGLREVFAKDTAAKEPEPQEAAVTQTEVITPPPLQDLPKKKEKKQKDNTGFLSLFRKKKKNKAATEGERSAPASPAPKKQVGDNVRGLSSSNTLPLEMPKKRQAPQPPIGASQSVPNNLGNCHVGGSQRSADSTLRSTKRRAPPLPCVNTHQEVKVSVDSLTEDLRESDQSESVSLPSSSSPSPSHPRSSSSFLRSSSSSSRSFAHLYDVADPYLPSFPGKDLSDARSALAKVLMSSMSKGSLVRRVRNSASSLKSMTPRRSDNGGFCVESVLEHKLPTEHEWQDPAQRKGMTSFKVVPSGKSYDPELTTEQGTVEDHPESEGSTAEPEEDPPGTETPLQHPVPPEKSLQSPKPPEKPLRSPELSESPLLIQDSCGKPVRSQEPSKTPCRSPEPLEKPLSTPDLSQKTILVQECSEKPLGSPEPSETALQSPGSSKIHLQSPAPSEKPLQSPKPPAKPLGSPEPSEKPLGSPEPSEKPLGSPEPSEKPLGSPDISEKPLQIQQSSEKPMRSQEPSETSLQNPEPILQSQEPSEKTLQSPEPSELPSDGQIILGNEAEDQSHNGQSESKDVNHCGSLAEVKQEVVQEEDEAEDCFPPPPPPVYFEEIIEEKEDASSLSSSQQPSPTYNEIHQESSRKPFNPAPSRFAEAVALRVQRSRLRSTGKGLDAQVQSRPLGTPPSPPRSPYQNGA; encoded by the exons ATGGGTGAGCAGGAGAATCCACTGGACAGAGACCACTGTCTGTCTGTAGTTCTGCCAGGGGGGGTGGAGAAAAACGCCACAGTGCATGGAAG TAAACCAGTGATGGACTTACTGGTGACCCTCTGTGCGAGTTACCATCTGAATCCGTCTGACTACACTGTTGAGTTTCTCTCGCCTAACAAGAACAACATCAGCTTCAAACCCAACTCTCCTATTGGCTCCCTGGAAGCGGAGACGATTGTGCTGAAGCCCAGAGGGGTGGAGGAAAAGATCAGAAGGCCATACATGCCTGAG GCATCAGTTCGTCTGTTGATAAACTACAATAAGTCCCACAAGACGGTGGTGCGAGTCAATCCGAGAGTGGCCCTTGAGATACTGCTGCCAGCGGTGTGTGACAAGTGTGACTTTCAAGTGGAGACCACCATATTACTGAAAGACTCTTATTCTGAAGAGCCTCTGGACCTGAGCAAAACCTTAAATGAGCACGGACTGAGGGAAGTGTTTGCCAAAGACACAGCCGCTAAGGAGCCTGAGCCCCAAGAAGCAG CTGTCACTCAAACAGAGGTCATCACACCACCTCCACTACAAG ACCTGCcaaagaagaaggagaagaaacAGAAGGACAACACAGGATTCCTCAGCCTAttcagaaagaagaagaagaacaaagctGCAACG GAAGGGGAAAGGAGTGCCCCAGCTTCTCCTGCTCCCAAAAAACAAGTGGGAGACAATGTGCGGGGTCTTTCCTCCTCGAACACCCTGCCATTGGAGATGCCCAAGAAGAGACAGGCCCCTCAGCCGCCCATCGGGGCCTCACAGAGCGTCCCCAACAACCTCGGGAACTGTCATGTCGGAGGGTCACAG AGGTCAGCAGATTCCACCTTAAGGAGCACCAAGAGGAGGGCCCCACCCCTACCCTGTGTTAACACCCACCAGGAGGTCAAAG TGTCCGTAGACTCCCTGACGGAGGATCTGAGAGAAAGCGACCAGTCAGAATCTGTATCACTGCCCTCgtcttcatcaccatcaccatccCATCCACGTTCCTCTTCATCCTTCTTACgttcatcctcatcctcctcccgTTCATTTGCTCATCTCTATGACGTGGCTGACCCGTATCTGCCTTCGTTTCCGGGCAAAGACCTCTCTGACGCCCGCTCTGCTCTTGCTAAAGTCCTGATGTCCTCCATGTCCAAAGGATCGCTGGTCAGGCGTGTGAGGAACTCTGCCTCCTCCTTAAAGTCCATGACTCCGAGGCGTTCGGATAACGGGGGGTTCTGCGTAGAATCTGTTCTAGAACACAAACTCCCAACTGAGCATGAGTGGCAGGATCCAGCACAAAGGAAAGGAATGACCTCGTTTAAAGTGGTTCCCTCTGGGAAGTCCTACGATCCTGAACTCACCACAGAGCAGGGAACCGTAGAAGATCACCCTGAGAGTGAAGGTTCTACTGCTGAGCCTGAAGAGGATCCACCGGGGACTGAAACACCTTTACAGCACCCAGTACCTCCTGAGAAATCTCTGCAGAGTCCAAAGCCTCCTGAAAAGCCTTTGCGTAGTCCAGAACTTTCTGAATCACCCTTGCTGATTCAAGACTCTTGTGGAAAACCAGTGCGGAGTCAAGAACCGTCTAAAACACCTTGCCGGAGTCCAGAACCTCTTGAAAAACCTTTGAGCACTCCAGACCTTTCTCAAAAAACAATACTGGTTCAAGAATGTTCCGAAAAACCTTTGGGTAGTCCAGAACCTTCTGAAACGGCTTTGCAGAGTCCAGGCTCATCAAAAATACACTTGCAGAGTCCAGCACCTTCTGAAAAACCCCTGCAGAGTCCAAAACCACCTGCAAAACCTTTGGGTAGTCCAGAACCTTCTGAAAAACCTTTGGGTAGTCCAGAACCTTCTGAAAAACCTTTGGGTAGTCCAGAACCTTCTGAAAAACCTTTGGGTAGTCCAGACATTTCTGAAAAACCTTTACAGATTCAACAGTCTTCCGAAAAACCTATGAGGAGTCAAGAACCTTCTGAAACATCCTTACAGAATCCAGAACCTATTTTGCAGAGTCAAGAACCTTCTGAAAAAACTCTGCAGAGTCCAGAACCTTCCGAACTTCCAAGTGACGGTCAGATCATCTTGGGGAATGAAGCTGAGGATCAAAGCCACAATGGACAGTCTGAGAGTAAAGACGTAAACCATTGTGGTTCACTCGCTGAAGTGAAGCAGGAAGTGGTTCAAGAAGAGGACGAAGCCGAGGACTGtttccctccccctcctccacccgTCTACTTTGAAGAAATCATAGAGGAGAAAGAAGAtgcttcctctctgtcttcttctcagCAACCAAGTCCAACCTACAACGAGATTCATCAGGAGTCTTCCAGAAAACCTTTTAACCCAGCCCCCTCCAGGTTTGCAGAGGCCGTAGCCCTGCGCGTGCAGAGGTCCCGTCTCAGGAGCACAGGGAAGGGTTTAGACGCTCAGGTCCAGAGCAGACCACTCGGTACACCTCCTTCACCCCCCAGGTCCCCCTACCAAAATG GTGCCTGA